The proteins below come from a single Peromyscus eremicus chromosome 22, PerEre_H2_v1, whole genome shotgun sequence genomic window:
- the Atp6v1e2 gene encoding V-type proton ATPase subunit E 2, translating to MALTDIDVQKQIKHMMAFIEQEANEKAEEVDAKTEEEFNIEKGRLVQTQRLKIMDYYEKKEKQIEQQKKIQLSTMRNQARLAVLRARDDLILELLREAKERLGKTVLDLGFYQELLDKLVLQALLRLLEPVMIVRCRPQDLHLVEAAVQRAIPQYVMLCQKHSDVQVDQEIYLPSNTAGGVEVYSGDHRIKVSNTLESRLNLAALEMMPEIRKTLFGVNANRKFFI from the coding sequence ATGGCCCTGACTGACATCGACGTGCAGAAGCAGATCAAGCACATGATGGCATTCATCGAGCAAGaagccaatgaaaaggcagaggaGGTAGATGCCAAGACAGAGGAAGAGTTCAACATTGAGAAGGGCCGCCTCGTGCAGACCCAGAGACTGAAGATTATGGATTATTatgagaagaaggagaagcagatAGAGCAGCAGAAAAAAATCCAGCTCTCCACCATGAGGAACCAGGCACGGCTCGCAGTCCTGAGAGCCCGAGACGATCTCATCTTGGAACTGCTCAGGGAGGCGAAGGAGAGACTCGGCAAAACTGTGTTGGATCTAGGTTTCTATCAGGAGCTGCTGGATAAACTTGTGCTCCAGGCCTTGCTCCGGCTTCTGGAGCCTGTGATGATCGTCCGCTGCAGGCCGCAGGACCTCCACCTGGTGGAGGCTGCAGTGCAAAGAGCCATCCCTCAGTACGTGATGCTCTGCCAAAAGCATTCAGACGTCCAGGTTGATCAAGAGATATATTTGCCATCGAATACCGCTGGAGGCGTGGAGGTCTATAGTGGCGATCACAGAATAAAGGTTTCCAATACCCTGGAAAGTCGACTGAATCTCGCGGCCCTGGAAATGATGCCAGAGATACGAAAGACTTTGTTTGGAGTTAATGCCAATAGAAAGTTCTTTATATAA